From Halichoerus grypus chromosome 6, mHalGry1.hap1.1, whole genome shotgun sequence, one genomic window encodes:
- the COPS7A gene encoding COP9 signalosome complex subunit 7a yields MSAEVKVTGQNQEQFLLLAKSAKGAALATLIHQVLEAPGVYVFGELLDMPNVRELAESDFASTFRLLTVFAYGTYADYLAEARNLPPLTEAQKNKLRHLSVVTLAAKVKCIPYAVLLEALALRNVRQLEDLVIEAVYADVLRGSLDQRNQRLEVDYSIGRDIQRQDLSAIARTLQEWCVGCEVVLSGIEEQVSRANQHKEQQLGLKQQIESEVANLKKTIKVTTAAAAAATSQDPEQHLTELREPAPGTNQRQPSKKASKGKGLRGSAKIWSKSN; encoded by the exons ATGAGTGCCGAGGTGAAGGTGACAGGGCAGAACCAGGAGCAATTTCTGCTCCTGGCCAAGTCGGCCAAGGGGGCAGCGCTGGCCACACTCATCCACCAGGTGCTGGAGGCTCCTGGGGTCTACGTGTTTGGGGAACTGCTGGATATGCCTAATGTTAGAGAG CTGGCTGAGAGTGACTTCGCTTCCACGTTCCGGCTGCTCACAGTGTTTGCTTATGGGACATATGCTGATTACTTAG CTGAAGCCCGAAATCTTCCCCCACTCACAGAGGCTCAGAAGAATAAGCTTCGACACCTATCAGTTGTCACCCTGGCTGCCAAAGTCAAG TGTATCCCATATGCAGTGTTGCTGGAGGCCCTTGCCCTGCGGAACGTGCGGCAGCTGGAAGACCTTGTCATCGAGGCGGTGTACGCCGACGTGCTCCGGGGCTCCCTGGACCAGCGCAATCAGCGGCTGGAGGTTGACTACAGCATTGGGCGGGACATCCAGCGGCAGGACCTCAGTGCCATTGCTCGAACCCTGCAGGAGTG GTGTGTGGGCTGTGAGGTGGTGCTGTCAGGCATCGAGGAGCAGGTGAGCCGCGCCAACCAGCACAAGGAGCAGCAGCTAGGCCTGAAGCAGCAGATCGAGAGTGAG GTCGCCAACCTTAAAAAAACCATTAAAGTTACCACAGCAGCTGCCGCTGCAGCtacatctcaggaccccgagcaGCACCTGACTGAGCTGAGGGAACCCGCCCCTGGCACCAACCAGCGCCAGCCCAGCAAGAAAGCCTCAAAGGGCAAGGG GCTCCGAGGGAGCGCCAAGATTTGGTCCAAGTCGAACTGA
- the MLF2 gene encoding myeloid leukemia factor 2 — protein sequence MFRFMRDVEPEDPMFLMDPFAIHRQHMNRMLSGGFGYSPFLSITDGNMPGTRPASRRMQAGAVSPFGMLGMSGGFMDMFGMMNDMIGNMEHMTAGGNCQTFSSSTVISYSNTGDGAPKVYQETSEMRSAPGGIRETRRTVRDSDSGLEQMSIGHHIRDRAHILQRSRNHRTGDQEERQDYINLDESEAAAFDDEWRRETSRFRQQRPLEFRRHEASGGGGRRAEGPPRLAIQGPEDSPSRQSRRYDW from the exons ATGTTCCGCTTCATGAGGGACGTGGAGCCCGAGGATCCCATGTTCCTGAT GGACCCCTTCGCTATTCACCGGCAGCATATGAACCGAATGTTGTCAGGTGGCTTTGGGTATAGCCCCTTTCTCAGCATCACAGATGGTAACATGCCTGGAACCAGGCCCGCCAGCCGTAGGATGCAG GCTGGGGCTGTCTCCCCTTTTGGGATGCTGGGAATG TCGGGTGGCTTCATGGACATGTTTGGGATGATGAACGACATGATTGGGAACATG GAACACATGACAGCTGGAGGCAATTGCCAGACCTTTTCATCCTCCACTGTCATCTCCTACTCCAACACGGGAGATGGTGCCCCAAAGGTCTACCAGGAGACATCAGAGATGCGCTCGGCTCCAGGCGGG ATCCGGGAGACCCGGAGGACTGTACGGGACTCAGACAGTGGGCTAGAGCAGATGTCCATTGGGCACCACATCCGAGACCGGGCTCACATCCTCCAGCGCTCCCGAAACCACCGCACAGGGgaccaggaggagcggcaggatTATATCAACCTGGATGAGA GTGAGGCCGCAGCGTTTGATGATGAATGGCGGAGGGAGACATCCCGATTCCGGCAGCAGCGCCCTCTGGAATTTCGACGGCATGAGGCTTCAGGGGGCGGGGGACGAAGGGCTGAGGGGCCTCCCCGCCTGGCTATACAGGGACCCGAGGACTCCCCCTCCCGACAGTCCCGCCGCTATGACTGGTGA